The Gossypium arboreum isolate Shixiya-1 chromosome 2, ASM2569848v2, whole genome shotgun sequence region tttggtcctaattcatccactttccttagtttctagatcattccactcttaaattatttacactattggtccttcaactttttcatatttacactttaacccctcaaattatgaatatttactcttgtgcaacaaaacttttctcacttttacaatttagtcctttcttgaattaatatatcataatatacttctcaatattgacataactcaaaatttccctttttgtcactttatttccttattttactatatcaaggataatatcttactgtaaaaattttcagggtattacattaATATATGATAATGTGATATTGGCCTATGAGATATTACATTCTTTTCAGCAAAAGCGAACAGGACTGAAGGGATACATGGCGGTTAAACTTGATATAAGCAAAGCATATGACAGAGTTGAATGGGTTTTCTTCAGGATATCATATTGCGAATGGGTTTTGCCAATAAATGGGTGGAATTGATTATGAAGTGTATTTCCACAGCATCTTTTACTGTTAATATAAATGGGGGTAAAGGAAGAACTTTTCAGACATCTCGAGGACTACGTCAGGGAGATCCACTaagcccttttctttttcttgtatgCAGTGAGGGCCTTTCATCGTTGATGAGATTGGCAATTAAAGAGGGCATGGTAAAAGGTGCAAAGGCTAGTAGGAGAGGACCAGTAATATCACATTTGCTTTTCGCAGATGATTGTATATTTTTTAGTGAGGCATCAGACAAGGGAGCGACAACACTAAAGGGTATTCTGAAGGAGTACGAGAAATGCTCAGGGCAATGTGTAAATTTTAATAAATCCACTATTTTTTACAGTTCGAATACTCTAGAAAGGAGGAAAGCTGAAGTCTCGACAATATTAGGGGTACGGAGCTCAACAAATCTAGAGAAATATCTCGGTCTTCCTAATGTGGTTGGTGGGAGGAAAAAAGAGTCATTTCGAAACCTCAAAGCGAAGGTTCATTCAAGAATCGATGGGTGGAGTACTAGATTTTTATCACAATGAGGTAAGgaagtttttataaaatcagtacTTCAGGCTATCCCAACTTATGCGATGTCGCGTTTCCTTCTTCCAGCTTCTCTTTGTAAAGAATTAGAAAGCAGTTTTGCTAAACTTTGGTGGCAGAAAGCATGGGGCAAAAGAGGAATTCATTGGTGTTAATGGAAAAAATTGTGTCTTTCTAAAGAAGAGGGTGGAATGAGATTTCGAAGTATGGCAAAATTCAATATTGCTTTGCTTGCAAAACAAGGTTGGCGAATTCTAAACAATCCGGATTCTTTAGTAGCACAAGTTCTCAAAGGAAAATATTTCCTGAATGATAGCTTTTTAAAGGTGTAGTTGAAGAATAATGTTTCATACATATGGAAAAGTATATGGGCCGCTCGGAGTACTGTTGAAATGGGATTATGTTGGAAGGTAGGCAAGGGCTCGGATATTTAGTACCTAATGATGCGTGGGTACCAGGATTGGAAAATATCAGATTAACGTCTTTATTTAATGATACGAGTGATTTTAGAGTTGCTGAGTTGATTGATATTAATAGCAGATCATGGAAAAAAGAGCTGATAGAAGTTACCTTTCCAGAGGAAGTAGTAGAAAAGATCCTTCGGACACCGTTGGCAGAAAAACCCCATGAAGATTTTCGGGCCTAGAGTGGTGAACCCTCGGGAGAGTTTACAGTGCACAACGCCTATAAACTATTACAGAACATGGAAGAAAAGCCTAGAGCTTACGCTTTACAAAACGACTACAAGGAATTTTACAAAAAGCTATGGAGTACAGATATTCCCTCAAAGATAAAAATTACAGTctagaaaatttcaaaaaatttcttaGCTACAAGGGCCAATATGTATCAGCAGAGAGTTTTAAATACCATAGAAGCCCTCGATGTGGACGAGGATCAGAAAGTATGGACCACCTATTCAAAGAATGTTCAATTTCAGTAACAGTATGGAAAGAATTATCATATCAGTATGTGCTACAAGAACCGAACCTGGAGTTCGCACAGTGGCTCATCTGGGTGTTTTTGCAGAGTTCTCCATCTCAGAGTAAGGTTGTCTGCTATGCATTATGGGCAATTTGGGGTGACAGAAATAACAGGATTCACAAGAAGACCAACAAAACTGGGAAAGAAATAGCATGTTTCGTACAAAGTTACATCTCAGAGCTAAGTGCGATAGAATAAAAAAAGACAAGAAAATGTAAAGTTATTAGTAAATGGAAGCCTCCGCCTATAAAGGTCGTGAAGATCAACTTCGATATAGCTTTTGATGAAAGATCTTGGCAATCGTCAGTGGGATTAGTGGCTAGGAATAGTGAGGGCAGGGTTCTGGTTTCGTGCTCTGAGATTCACGAGTGCGTTGCCTCGGCTTTTGCTGCTAAGGCTCTCGCATGTCCCACAGCAGTTCGACTCGGTATTAACATGCAATGGACATCAGTTATCATTGAGGGTGATTCATTAGCAATAATAAAGAAGTGCAAGTTGGATAGTATGAATAAATCACAAATAGGGGCTTATATCTACGACATTCAGATGTCACTGtcaatttccaagaatttcagaTTTGAGTTCATCCCACGAACAACAAATGAACTAGCACATAGTATAGCCACTGAATcaatgaaggaaaagaaaaagttttatCTGATAGGACGAGTTCCTAAATTTGCTGAGAAACATGCTGACAAGGGGAGGGTGCGAGAACCGGACTGAACATAAAGGTTAGATGAGACCCTGGAGAGCGTTTGAAATGGAAATGAAAGGGCGAGGAGAATACAGCTCTCTGTGGAAATTTGGAAAGGGTTTTGCGGAAAGGATGAGGAAAATGTAAGAATGAAGGCAAAATGTGAAATGGAGAGAAAAGATTAGCAATCAATAGCTTCGGTGGAAGAGCTCTCATTAGAAATCTGGAAGCGTCATGAAGAAGAAACGGCAGACGATTAGATGGGATGGGCAACAGATTGCTTTTTTTGATTGGGTAGTGAAACGGTGGTTTTTTTAATTAGGTTCTAAAATATACTATTATGTTTTAGGAGCCAAAATATACGGGCTTGTTCTTAGGAGAATGATGCTGTGTTTTCATTTATTAGGCCTATCTTACAATTGTTTTCTTATAGGATCCAGTAAGGCTCAATGAGTTAGTCCTGGGCCTGTTGtccttttatttttgttattttaggtTTATGTTTGTATTTTTTGGTACATTTTAATAAAGCCCAATCGAAAgatgatttttcaaaaaaaaaaaatctatttcatacaaattggtcatttctaacatttttataaaattatccataaagttttacttttattcaatttagtccctgagcctaaaacatacaaattagccatgctaactgaatattcatacatattttcctcctcctcctctccattccacatcctgaatttatataacatgctacaagtaacattatcaataatttcactatttacttatatgtatattcaaaactgtccatttgcgtcatagtcactaaattatttatatcttgagctacagaactcgaaattaagatccgataattttgcatgaaactagacttacgtatattcttaccataaaattttcagaatttttggtttatccaataagtacagtttattctttaaattcaccattattctgctgtctgacagttctgacccatctttactaaaaattaattatctcattgtaaaggattcggatgatgttctcatttgtttctattgaaaatagactcattcaggattttaaaaatataactttaagaacctaattatttttatccaattttttatgatttttaaaagtcagaataggggaacccgaaatcattttgaccttgtctcacaaaatttattatatctcatgattcacaattctattgcttacaaggtttcttctataagaaactagacttaataagatttaatttaatattttattcattctctaattctatttctaaaattttttgtgatttctgaaagttaaactactgctgctgcccaaaactgttttagtgcaaaatgttaattattaagtttataacacccttattttctttctctacaatatttcccaccactttctcttatttctcttcactgatatatcaagaacatagaaccatatataagaaaactctactttagcttcatttccatgctttttcaataatatcaaacttaaaaatacatggaaatctTGATGTGTTTACCTTGTCTTATTATTTCCAATCTTTAAACttcattttctctctcctccagcttctatttcttgaatcttaCTTGATATTCTAGCTTTCCAtagtctctttattatttttctctcttggtaactatgaaaattattttgatttctaggtgaaaatggtgaattttttgtagaaggactaatttgtaaagaatgaaaagtttctttcttctcttctcttcttcctAACATGGGATGCATGGACAATGATGgagtgtgtgttttttttttccacacacacacacacatatatatagactaaataaaatataaaatatgttattaaaatattaaataaataaaaattatctaattaaataattataaaatatcaccaacatatcattactttctagatttctctctcttccagttgaccattttaccctttgtgatcttttaaaattctattcttgagtcatcacttaatttggtaaagttacaatttagtccatcataattcttcacctattcaatttggtcctaattcatcaattttccttggtttctagatcattccacccttaaaatattttcactattagtccttccactttttcatatttacactttaatccctcaaattttgaatatttactcttaagccacaaaacttttctcacttttacaatttagttatttcttgaatcaatatgtcataatatacttcctagTGCCATAACTCATTTTTCCTCTTCTTgttactttatttccttattttactatattaaggataatatcttactgtagaaattttcgTGGTATTACAAACATTAGTTAAATTaccaattttcaattcaatctagaAGTGAGTATTCAATTAAATCAAGTTGAATAGagtaaaaattttgagttaatcgagttgacaagTCCTATTTTATTATACTAACTCTATTTGAATCAAGTGaaattattcaattaaattaaaaattaaatatgtcaaattaaaatcttgttacaatataactaatttcatgtttgagcacataaatttgaaaactttttcaaagcaaaataataataaaaatataagataTTTTAGCATGGTAATCTTGAATCATTAACTAACTTATTTAGAttctcaaaattattattttagaaaagatTTAAAATTCTAACTTTCTTTgtatatatttttagattttaaatttattataattttttaaatataaattttaaaatttttataaatatttttaattttataaattattttattttatttttatgatttttgttaAGAGAAAGATcaatttgttcattttcaaaattgacaggaCAAAAGGGATATTTACACCAAtttgttattcgaattattcgagttattcaaattgtaaaaCTCAACTTGATTCAAACTCAaaactcgaattacttattcgagttaactccaataactcaattcaattaactccaaattcaaaaaaaaattaattttttctaatcgaattttctatcaattaattttgtcattttttaATAACGACTGTCTTTAAATGACATACCTTTTTAGGGTTGCTTTTCTAAGGAATGgactaaattttcttattttaaatataatatataggtaaaggtattatggaGGTCCCTATATAAGGATTTGGATTGCATTTTGGCCTCTCTATTGAAAATAGGTAGATTACTCtttatatgttagatcaaagagtaaatcatTCTGTTAAAAGTTTCatccatttctattgttaaaagttGGTCCATATACATCAGCATAAGGTACACGTGACACGCCAAGCGTCAATGTCTGGTTATTCTATCCACTATGCCAATTTTTAATGGTACAAAAGGGtggaatttttaatagaaatgaccgatttattatttgatttgatGTATAAGGACTAATTTATCCAATATTTAGGTAGAGAGaacaaaatgcaatctaacttttactttatacataaaacatttaaaagttaaatatatccttaaaatattttttaaacttaaaaaaaaagaaattctcGTCACGGGAattcaataaatttttttataataagaGAGATATATTTGGTCTAAACTATTTTCTCTTCATGATTAAATCGAGTTGAATCGTGTTTGAATTTAAATCAATTGAGTTGAGTTGAGTGCTTGTCAAATTGAATAACGATAGAGTCTAATTTTTTCAAGAGATTTATTTTGCCCACAACACGAAGACATCTTTTATCATGAGTGAATTTACATTAtttaaattctgctattagttttatattttgtgaatgttttgaatttagtccttttattttaatttgatcataTTTAGTTTTTGTATTTGTAAGTTGGTCaattttagtttatatatatattttaaaaattttgaaattttagttttaacccAAATAGTAGCAGTTAAATCCATTTGGATCATTTTAAGTctctttacttttttatttttaaaatttcattcgacgAAATGATAATTGTTAATCTattaactaaattatttttagtgagtaatgtatgaaaataacaaactaATATGGATAATACATGAAAATATGTTTACTACATCAGAATTTGAAAATATCATAacttagtttaataaaatttaacaattattgTTTAGTAAgtactgaaattttaaaatttaaaagtatagagattaaatctTCAACTTTTGTAAAAGTACAGGGACAaatagcagaatttaacctaTTATGAAATAAGAACCCGTCCCTTAAATAAAGGAACCGCGCGTTGGCGCCATGCTCGCGACTGCGAAAGATAGGAGGACGGGTATTTGTGTTCTTGATCCTTTTTTGgcgaaaaaataattaattgaagTGTATTTGAATCTTCAATTTCGTGTATGGATCCACGATACACCGCCGAAATATTCAAGTAAGTTTCAAccctaatttatttttatttttcacgaaattttggcttactttttttctttaatttatattttttaggcATTTGGAGATGCAGAATGAGCTGCTTTTAGAATCTCATTCATCAATTTCTCATCAATTGCATAAGCTTCaggttattttcttttctttttctattttttcatgGTTTAATTTTGTCTTGCCAGTCCAAGTGATTTTCAAAATAAGAATCGTTAAGTAGAGACACTAATAAAGCCAAGGTGTTCGATGAAATGCTTAACACAAATTATAATGAGATGGGGATGTCTGGGGTTAATGATGAAACCAAGATTATTGCTAATGTTGACGAGGTGATCAATATTGAAGGAACCAAAGATTTGATTCCAACACCCAGCTCGAGTTTCAAGTCTACTGGTAACAACAAGATAATGAGTATTTGGATCCAAAACATTGTTTGGTTCAGTTGATGAGTCTAAGAGATTTGCAAGGGTATTAGCTAAGGCTTTTGATAGTGAAGTATCTCCTAGTGTAGGTTGTGATAACCTTTTGTTGTTTGATCAGTACTGTCAAATGACTACCGTTAGGACAAAGGTTTCTCAGTTTGTGTGTGATTATAGTTGTAAGGGTCATTATGTTGTTACAAGAACGAGGGAGTTTGTGAGGCCATTTGTTGGTTCGATTTTACACAATAGGTGGGAGTGTTTGTCGGTTAGATTTTACAGAATAGATTTAATGGTTATACTATTCAGAGGCGGTCATTTATCTCCTGCTTTGATGACAGTTCTGGTATTGTTGTTGTTTATGACATGGGTACAGAGAAGCAAATTACTGCAAGAGCAGTCTGCATGTAGTGAAAGTGCGAATGCCTACCTAAGCTCTACAGTTGGGATTGCCTTTATCTTTCGTTTTAGTGATGATACTTCTCGTGTCTCTCTTTCTACCATTAAAGAGGGTATATTCAAGGTAAAGATCGTTGCTGGACATATTAACCTTGGAGGTAACGATTCTGATTATAGAATTTTGAAGCACTTGGTGGCTCTGGATTTTATCTATTTGGGAAATTCTATTGTTGATTATGGAACTTTTATTGGATAATCAGTAGGTATTAGTGAACGATTTAACAGCTGAGATGGTGCATCTACCCTCAGGCAAATAATTCACCAAGTTGTTTGAAGTAGTTAGGAGGGGGTATGAAGTTAGTAATGGGTTTAGACTTTTGGTAATGGGTAGGATGAATTGCA contains the following coding sequences:
- the LOC108468163 gene encoding uncharacterized protein LOC108468163 isoform X2, producing MDPRYTAEIFKHLEMQNELLLESHSSISHQLHKLQRSKLLQEQSACSESANAYLSSTVGIAFIFRFSDDTSRVSLSTIKEGIFKVEEEMLMRKFHELMKAQTVNKKNENNGNISTALVDPACVEGDEAENNFDVECECG
- the LOC108468163 gene encoding uncharacterized protein LOC108468163 isoform X1: MDPRYTAEIFKHLEMQNELLLESHSSISHQLHKLQRSKLLQEQSACSESANAYLSSTVGIAFIFRFSDDTSRVSLSTIKEGIFKVEEEMLMRKFHELMKAQTVNKKNENNGNISTALVDPACVEGDEAGNSAPLVLVKSKEQL